The genomic stretch TTTCTTAGGCCTGACTAAGGGAGGTTTATTAGTGCCCTGCCTACCTCATTTGTTCTGTAACAGTTTGCGTATGACTTGTTGTGCAAAAAGTTTATATTAAATTACCACGCTTTGTTTAGATTACTATAACTCAGCTATGTCAGATGCTCTCAAGTCTAAGATGAAGACGTTAATGGCACAAATATTACAACTAAATGTTAAATTCTAAGACTATAGCtacttagaaaaatatttagtgtcttaatatattttatattaccAAGAACTAACGATTAAGTAActggaaaggaataaaattaaagaaaatcagtCCACTGATAAATAGGGTGGCTATTATTAATCCTCCCGTAAATGAGTAGTTCAGTTGACATTAATAGGGCAACACATTTGAATCAAAGCAATGCATGCTATAATAAAAGGAACAACAAGCGGTGACTCATGCAGTGATAATTGTCTTTGGATGCTAATGCCCCCAAGCCACTGGGTACCTTAAATTTTGCCCAAATAAGGGAATTGTGATAGGTGGATGAAATTACATCCCCCAAGTCACCAAGAAGGAGATGCATTAGACTGCAGGACTTCTCAAGGCGTGAATTATGTTCCTTCTGCTACAGTGTGTATTTGGCACTTTATCTATTGCAAGCTGATCTCATTTACTTTGCTTATATTTGTATGATGTCTTTACATTTTCGGAGAAGACTTATGTATGGCTTTGCAACTATTGACACAAATGGACGTGTATGTCCCTAACACTGTGTCCTTTCATTCTAGGAACAAGCCTTTATAACAATCTCTGCAGAATCATGGCCGAGTCTCTCAATGCTGTCGTCGTCTCAGTTGAGTGAGTAATCTAAAACCGATCGAGTAATTTTAAGGTACTAGAAATATATAACACAgttctttcagcttttccctTATTACTGGTTTGTGTGTAGGGCTTTAATTTGGACAATAATTGTCTATACCAGTCTGatgtttttatccttttaaaattacaacAAATTGGAATGGTATCAGAAATTCATTTGTGTTTCTAAATATTTCAGAGGTcattttagaaagcagaaatgtgGGAAAATAAAGTAGCACTGAATTCATTTGGACAAATACTAAAATGCAAATGTTACTGCATATTGCAATTGTATCTACATTTAAGGAGATGAAACTTGAGATCACTCAGGTGTCAAGTTATGATTATGTTAATACATTTGAACTTTAAAAGcaatcaaaaaacccaaacacatttGGACATGATATATACCTGAAGGAAAGCTGAACCACATCGCTACGCCTCCTTGTGTGGCAAGAGGGACTTTTCTGATCCTCAGTTGCCACTCCCAcaagatatatttttaatatatatttaaaataatgtttatatatattatatgtattaAGTCCACCTCAAGTCTTTCTATAAAGCAGTTTCTAAAACATACTGTGCAAGGATCTGAAACATAAAAATTATCAAATCATTTTACCCTGCTCATTAGCCAGAACACACTGTGGAGTCTGGCAGtttcctgctgctctctccATCTCCCACTGTTCAGTCCTCTCACTTAAGCCTTGTACTCCACTCAAGAGCAAAGGATTGCCAGGGTGCCAGACAACagagaagcagggctgctttttAAACAAGATGAACAATTCCAAGGTAAACAAACCTCTTAACTAGCTAAATACATTAGCTCGATGACTCCAACATGACTGGTACTTTTCCCATCCTTATTGTCAACatcagttttttcttttacaaaccCAATCACTTGATATAACTACTCAAATTTCCCACCTGCAGTTGATTACATACCAAGCTCTGTGATCTAATTGCAATTTAATTATATGGAGTTGATGTTACTCATTTAATACTTATTATAGCGTACTTTAAAGGGCCAccgcctttttttctttttaattctttttttattagtggaaacaatgaaaactaaaaaaagcagctgttggTTATTGCAGACAAACAGCGATCACAGTATTGAAAAAttccttttcattccttttctagtTTATGGTGGTATAATTCTACCTGTGGTATAATTCTACCTGTTTCTCTGAGTTATTGTTTACCTCTTCCCCTTAGCAATTATATCCATCAGTCCAGGCGTTTGTACTCAATCAGTGAAGTCTAATTAGGTTTCTCACTGGTTTAATTGCGTGTCTTCCTTTCATGATCTATGCACAGTCTATGATACGCAGTTTTGTGAAGAGTTCCCAAAGGACAGTCGTACTCCTAGATATGCAGTATATAGattgctttctgaaagcagGTCAGATTTGGAGTTTGAAACTTGCAACCCAAGTTTAAAATTTATTCTGatatgaagcttttttttttttttagctcacattctaaagaaaatgttttgaatcagaaagctgaattttgttttgctcATTTTGCTCAGCTCTACTGGGAATATGTAAAATCTGTTGTTTGAGAAGCTACAAACAGAAGGCATGCTTTGTACCATAAGGCCTAGTAACAACTCTTACATGACAGATTACTCAGTAAATATGAACAGACTTCTCCTGCACTAGAATTTAGAAACTGAGAAAATCTAATGAATGGGACTCTGCTACTGGCTGTTTGTGGGCAGGCTGCTCTCTTTGTGCTTCAGTTTCTCCACCTGTGCAGTGGGTATATTTCTGCTCCTCTCTTTGGTAAAGTAGAGGAATTATTGAATATGTGGCATTGGAGCAAATTAATATTGCCTCACTTCTTGTCTATTGTTTATTTCATGGCACAGAGGTATAGCAAGGTTCATTCTCTCCTGCCTATAggtaaaaaaatcaggaaacagAACTGTTTAGGTGTTTGGCTCAGCAGAATCTGTTGCATATATGTGAATTGCTCTCCCTCTTACTAGTTAAGGTGGGGATGTGGATCAATACCAGGTTGATCGTAATGACTCACTTGCCAAGGgtgtttttaaatattcattcatttttataaCGTATGATTAAATCCTTTATTGGGAAATCCTAGGAAAGTGCTGCACAGCTTTATAGTATCTTGGGATTATTCATTTCTAGTAGGTTCACACTACTCTTTCAGAATGACAGCATTAATTGTAAGATTAACTCTTACATAAGTATTACACACCTCATATTTTTCCCATAGTGTTTACCCTAATTAAATAGTTATTTGCCATTAAGGAATATCTGATACTGCCTATTAATCCTGAAAGAGAGGTACATTGACCGTAATAAGTGTCTgtcatctcttttcttttctagatACCGGCTTGTACCAGAGGTGTGCTTCCCCGAGCAATTTTATGATGCTCTTCGTGCTACTAAGCATTTTTTGCAGCCTGATGTCTTAGCTGAGTATTCAGTTGACCCAAGTCGAATTGCAATTTCTGGCGATAGTGCAGGTGGAAatttggcagctgctgtgtgtCAGCAGGTAACTTCCAGTGTCTGTTTCATATTACACTACTACCTAATTCAGTGATGCATACAGGTTTGAGAGATTCTTTAAGGTGATGTGCCAACCCTTAAGACAGAATGGTAGAAAGCCACCATCTAGTcactttacagaagaaaaatgtgtccATCACAATATGCATCACATAGCTTGCAACAGTGATGACTTGTTATCAGCCAGATTTTAAGAGCAAGTAGCTAGATTACTTTCTTAACCCTTTTTGCTGGTggattctttatttttctaagcaggTAACTAGGCACATGTTTAGTTTTATCAATTTAGCCTCCTATTTTTAGGTGcttgtctctgaaaatatgtttttatttcattaaaatacaaatgaaggACCAAAAAATACAAGGCGTGAAGCTTACTTCTGCTGTTAAATTGTCTTCCTGTAGCATTTTgcaattttaaagattttttttttttttgggggggggggtatctgCAGTTTAAATGTAATCTGAATTTAATCTAGTAAAGATTTTAAAGGCAGCCTGGGGTGAGCAATAATACTTTTCCTGGTTGAGTGAAGCATTATTATTAGCTTTTGTCATATTGCCATAACCACTGGTGATAAGAGAGTTATATCATGTCCAGACAACTAATTGACTAACCTTGCAATAATGAATTAGGGTGAAAAAATTAATAAGCGACAATTACACTAAAAGTTTTGATATTGAGGACTGATAAACATAATAGTACCATGTTTTGCAAAAAGCTTTCctaatttgttttcctggtgcATAATTCTTTTTAAGCAAAGTGAGATATGATAGAGAGCTGTGTAGCTTGTGTAGAAGATGAAGCAAAATAAGTGTTTGCTGATTCTTCTAGTAGAAGAATTGAAGGGCACCAAATGTATAATTGGTAGGCTCAAATCAAATGCAGATGGCAGGCAGGTTCAAGACAAACACAAAGAGGTATTTCTGCACATGGTGAACCTTTGCTAGAGAAAACTGCAGATGCCGACAGTTTGCACATGCCGAAAAAAACAATTAGGTAAATATGCTGAAAAAACCCGATTAGATAAATTCATAGTGCCTTTGATTCAGGAAGTCTTTCAGTTGCCAATTGTTAAACTGGAGACTGTATTAGAAAAATGCCACtttatgctttttcttaattttatttcttatatcCTTCAATAAACTTTTGCCACTGATTTCTGTTGGAGATAGGATACTGGATCTGCCTGAATGACCATCTTTACAAGAAAAGGATCAGGCTGCTAATATTTCATACAGAAGAGCAACATTATCTGCATAAGAGCAGAATTCAGCCTAAAAATTGGCAAATGAATTGTTGGTTGTATGAAGTACTAGActgaaattataatttttattttctttataatccCAAttctattctgtatttttcccaCAGCTTAGCAAAGATGAGGATTTGGCCGTCAGACCGAAACTGCAGGCTTTAATTTATCCAGTCCTGCAGGCATTTGACTTCAATACACCTTCTTATCAGCAAAACATGAATATGCCTGTTCTTCCTCGTTATGTCATGATCAACTATTGGATAGATTATTTCAATGGTAACTATGACTTGGCTCACTCACTGCTGATTAACAACCATACTGCTCTTGACGTTAGCCAAGCTCTTTCCTTCAGAGGACACCTGAACTGGACATCTCTATTGCCTTCGTCATTCAAAAAGAACTACAAGCCTGTAATACAAACCACTGGCAAGGCTGAAATCATCCAGGAGATACCAGCACTGCTTGATGTACGAGCAGCCCCACTCCTTGCAGACAATGAaactctgcagctgcagccaaaaACTTATATCCTGACCTGTGAGAATGATGTCCTGCGAGATGATGGGGTGATGTACGCCATGCGCTTGGAGAATGCCGGTGTGGAAGTCACACTTGATCATTTCGATGACTGCTTTCATGGCTGTATGATATTCACCATTTGGCCTACTGATTTCTCTGCAGGCATTCAGACCAGGAACAGCTATATAAGATGGCTAGATGAAAATCTCTGAAGACAACCTCTCTTTAGAAGACACAGGGTGCACAACTCTGGTGTCCCTGCAAAAGAGCAAATGATTAAGTGCACTTTCCCAGATTCTGACTCCAtctgttcagctgcagctgctgggggtACAGACCACTAACTACAGCATTTGCTAGCTCAGTTGGCCTTACCCAGCAAAGTAGTTtgagaaatactttttcaaaCTTGGattttttcaccttctttcaGATGTCTATTGCCAAACAAAGAAATGTTGAGCAGGGAGATCAGCATTCCTGTAGCATTCTTAACTGGCTGCAACTTTCAAGCTTTCACCCTTAATTAGGCACAAAGGCGCCATTTTACAAAGGATGTGGGATAAAGCCAAACACCTACATCTACATCtgaatatgtaaaaatgggaGCTAATTGCAACAGTGTGGAGCATCTGATGTCAAAGAAAGAGTGAGCCTCACCTTTGACAGCAGAGCCATGCATCTGAATGTCAAGGAGGGATTTAGGTGTTGGCTTTTAGGCACGTAGACAAATGGCtagtttaaatttttttaaaaaagctcttCTGGGCAGTTAGGATGATGCTAGACAAGTCTTTTAGCCAAACATGCAATTCAGCTTTGGAATTTGGTCTTTATTGCcttttagttatttattttttataaaagcaCAGGACTaatatattttcagttaaaacatTATAGCATACATACAAATATGCATACCATACAACATATGATAAAATACACTATCAGCAAAGTCCAGATTGCTCATGTGAGTGAGCTTCAAAGCTGGCTACTTATTTGGCTAAAGAATGTGACTTCATCTGTGTTTAAAGCCTCAGCTGTATGACCTCCTTACAGAAATACTGTGCTTACTAAAAATAATCTGCTGTGTGGTTTGCACTAATGTTTGTAATTAATAGTAGAAGTTTTTGTTCATTGACTTTTCTTTTGTGCTCAGACCGTTTATTATATTTCATCCTTCTTTGAAGGAGGGAAGCAAGCAAATAGAAGTGGGCTCTTATCTACAGGGAAGATTTAAATCTGAGCTCTGCAGCTAAACTTTGTCTTGCAGACTAACCCAAAACACTAGCTGAGATGATCTCACTGTGCGCACAAGCCTCTACAGTTTGAGCCAGTCTGTAAAATTCAGACAGGCAGGACAGGGAAGTGAAACCAAGTATTAGTGTATGTTGTCAAGGATGCCTGCTGCTTGCAGAAATGAGGATTGTGTCAAAAGTCTAGTGTTTCTAGGTAAAGAGGAGAGAATAGCTGCCCCATGACTAAACTAACAGATTAAATTCATCCTCAGCTTTACTACAGACTTCCTGTGGGACCCCAGGAGAACAACTTAATCTTATGCCCTTCTTTGTTCTTCTGCAAGAGGAGGAGTAGTATTGTCATACCTCACAAAGGATCTGTGAAGCTGAATTCACAGGCATTTGTGAAGCACATGGATGTGATGGTAACTGGCAGGTACTGAACTGCTCCTGTAGCTTTTGACTTTCCATCTTTCTCTGATAGCTGTCAGAGCAGTCTGCCCCAAGACAGGTGGTGCTGCAAGGCCTTGAGTTACACCATCTCTGTTCTGGCTCCTATCAGAGTACCATAAGGCGAGGCTTCTTGGCAGATCATGACAAAAGCAATTTCATTAAAGCGTTTCTTATGGCAGGATTCTGAAAAGttcattaaacaaacaaacaaaaaaacccaaggtaCTGGTAGATCAAACTGCCTTCTGTCATTTAAAATATACACAGAACAGTCCACTTTTGCTGGTGTTTAAATTAAATGAGAGAATGACTTTGCTGAATCATTGCTTCCTAGAAATACCAGGTTGTTAATGTGGCTGTATGTATTAAGAAAAATGAGACAAGGCCTCAGTGTACACTCAGTCATGCAGGCTGAAACTCATTTCTGAGCATAGGTGTACATGGAGATGTCAAGGCAAAGCTTTTTTAAACAGTGGACCAGATTCTTCTTCCACTTGTCTCATTACAAAGACTTAGTGCAATTAGAGCAGCCAAGCGGCAATCTGAATCAGAATAAATTTTGGTCAAGATATCCAATTAATAAtgcagcagagttcaaactttttttatgcatttaaaccctttttcctcctttcctccataAACACAATTTCAGCAGATTTAATTTACACTTAAAACAGACAGGAAACAAAGTTAAGTCCATTCAAAAGACAAATTACTGATCTGTCCTTttctcctgtatggagacagctCCCTTTACTTGCCTTTAAACCATAATTTAAAGATTGAAAAATAGATAGTTACACTTTGTTGCAACAACAGGCTTCTTCTTTGCTTTCCCACTTAAAGAGTAAACCCAGAAAAGATGTAATTTATATCTACCTGCTGTCATTAAAAGATAGTAGTAAATGtagtactggaaaaaaaagtggtttatcTGCTTATAAATTCTATAATAATTAAGTTTGCCTGAGAGCTTTCTGCAAAGCTTTAGATCAGTATTTGTTTATAGCTAAGTTATAAATATCTGCTATGAAGCTATAATATAATTgctgctggtttatttttttttaactgaaatgaaatggaaagctggaatatatatatattcatagaGTCTGTTGTAAAGTTCCTTCATGCACTGAAGCACATTAAAGTCTTGGCACAAGAAATGGTAGTAAGTATATAACTGGACTGAATGTGTTTACTAAATCATCACCAGCTTGACATGACATCCAGGATCTCAGCACAACTTGGATGCACTGTCACAGTATTAAGTATTTCCATCAGAATATCTTGACTACTTTTATCTTGCAGTTATATGGTTTAAATATGTGATAGCTGCAAAGATATGTGATGGATCCTATAACGTATAAAAAAAGGTCTGAGTTTCAGCTCTAAAAAGACCTTTTAGTATATAACTGCACAAGAGACTTGATTAAAATTCAGTGTAAACCTTGAAGGTAGTCCAAATGCAGCTTTCCTCCTACTttgctttgttctcttttgtATAAGTCTCGGTGCCCGAAGTTGAAAGTTCAGAGTTGtttccagctgagctgctgcaagcTCCTAGAAACTGAGCACTAACTCAGACAAGAGCTCAGATGGGGCCGGCAGGCATGCTTACAGAGAGCTGATGCCTGATAGCAAGAGATTAGGAGTAGTGCATGTTCCAACAGCTCAATTTGTTCATGTGTTTAGTCCTGTCTCCTGAAGTGCTTCCTCGCGTGCACCTAGAACCTTCATTCCTTGGTTATTTCACAAAGCGGTTTAGGGCACTTTGCACATTGTAGGATCAGACCAAGTACTTGTAACAATATTCACCTGTGCATAGTAAAAAGTCAGGCTTCTAAAAGAAGATACTCAATGTCTACTTATCTTCATTAAATCAGTGAGTATGACTAGCTGCTTTTTGTAGATAGATAGCTTTGTTTTCCCCTCCTAAAATTAGACTTCATCTGCCCATTGCAAGACTGCCTTGTTTCTGATGGCCATCAAAGCATTCAAATGtaagcttttaaataaaaaaccagCCAAACTCAAATAACAGAACCTATAGTCATTTGTATCCTGCTTTGATAGAATTGGGAACTATTAGCAGGCCAATAGTCTCAGGAATAAATGGAGGTTTTGTCTCCCTAGTTTAGGACCTCTTAAAGGATGTGTGTCCAGCATTTCTGAAAGCCCTAACCTGTTTAAGGATGTTTCATGATGTATAAAAGTTACAGATAAGTTGAGTTTCCTAACCTTCATCTAAGTAATTCCAAAATTGCATCCCTAGCTAAAGCATAAAGGCCATTGTGGGTTTAAATCTCCACaaactaaaaagaaatgctttttctttacaatATTATTTTGTAGTGTTTGggcttctatttttttaatctcttaccaaactttattaaaaaccttttcaaataaaattattagaaGTAGATTAACCTCCATTAAACTTTTTAAGCTGCTATGATCTGCCACAATGATGTTGTTAAAAAAACATAGCTATTTCAATGTTCTCTTATTTATGATGTTCAGAACCTGAAAGTACAACATACTTGGTGTGAATGCATTCATATCTCATGCATGAccatttttttgctatttttcccTGTGCAGGTGAAACATCTTGTAAGATCTAATTAGAAAGTGTGATTGAGATGTGCTATcaaaatgaagaacaaataaagtgaaatatatctgtgacttttttttccacaggaccATGAGAAAATGATCTTATTTTCTGATGTGCATCATTTCCAATTTGAGTTTTCACTTAGCAGAGgtcagtgaaacaaaacaggagACTTCAGAGTTCCTGAAGAAATGTTGGAACCAAAGTCAAGGTGCTTATTTTCAAGGCAGGAAACCTTGCCTGTGTGTCTGTGGGCTGTGAGGGTGACCTCCTCTTATTTCATTTCTGCCAAATGACTAATGGTGACCACATCTGCTGGTGTTGAATAGTGGACAGTACCTGCACTagtgctgctgttctctttcaAGATGGACAGTGGAGCTCATGTTCTCCATTCTgatctataaaaatattttttgtatatttataaATCATGTCCATGTTTGAAATCTGTTTTAGCCAGTGAAAGTCCTAGTTCCATTTTCATTCCTATTTGCCTTCCTTTCACATTCTTTCTGAACTGTTACCCACTTTCTTCCCCTTCTATCTCATTTGTTAATGGTCATAGCAGCACAACTTTTGAAATATCCAAATGTGAGAGTTTGCCATTTTGTCCAGCAGGGTCCAGTGACTTTCACAGAATACAAACCTTTTCTCCTGCTGAGAAAGTTCTAAGCAAAAAAAGCTTCAAAGAACTTACAAACCTATTTTTAAGTCAGCAGGAGTCATACTCCTGCCTGTATTAAATTGAATGCATTAAAAACAGACTGGTCCTCATAGAACAATTTTTCCAGTCATGCTTGCTTAGATTTAGTAAAAAGTGCCTTGCAGGGCTTGGGAGGACCAGGACAGTGCCTCCCATGGCCAGGTACAGCTGCACATCTCATCCCATgccatgtgctgctgcaggaggatgcACAGTGAGCACCCACTGAAGGaccttctgctgcctgtgctgcccttcCACCGGCACTGAGCTGCCACCCGAGGGCTGACAAAGGGTCTGGCAGAAAATCATCAACAGCATCTTCAAATGGCATTAGACGAAGATATGAGGCATCTTAGTTCAAGCATTAATCTACTATAGATACAGCACACTTCTTTTGCAGATATATGGTGCTGCTGAGTATTTATCCAAGTGGGGCTGGCTGATGTCAAAACTCAGAAGAGCCAAGCTTAGAAACTGAGCCTGGTGCCAAGCACATCTCTGATTGCACTGAATGCCTCCATGGTGCTGGAGCTGTATTTCCCTGGTCCCACTGCAGCAGCCTATTCCCACCTCCTACCCTCAATTGCACgactgaagcagcagttttcttttgttcatctGCATGGGAAGCACACATgatcttgctttcatttttttctggcacTAATCCAGtggcatttatttcttttataagtGTTGTTTGAATTGTTGGTAGCACATCACTAATATAAGACTTAAGTTTTACCCCTAATgtaaatttaataatttttcacaatgatTTTCTAtagcatttttcagtgtttatcaACTCTTCAAGAGGAAGacaggcaaaagaaaacaaaaaaagaaaccctgcaATAGCtccttttaaactgtttttagaGAAACTCTAGTGTAAATAACTCCTTGTGACTTTATATAAGCAAGAAAATACTAAGTATTTCTATCACAACCACTTGTTCTTTTCTGAGGCACAACATctacaaaaccacagcacttccCATCATAAGAAGGCAGTCTAGGGATATAGGAGAGGTGGAGTTCATTAAAGGAGAGAATATATATTAAGAGGTTTAAAACAACatttcaaaatttaaatttaaagcaaCAATAATTGGGGTTACAGAAAACTACCTCTCCCACAAACACTGTGCCAATATTAGGAAAGGTGTGGTACACGCAGTGCCATCAAGGTGTGGGATTCAGAGTAGGGCAAAGGAATATAGAAAGGGAATTTTTACTGTTAATCTAGTAATTTCATTAACAGTTTTAGTCTGAGgtttttaattataataattcACACTATAGACAGCAGAGGGAGCATGTTTCTAGAAACACTATAAAACTGAAAGCATTATTGTGGGAACTGCACCAAAACAGATGTGGCAACCCAGCCCGACTTGTGAATTCATGGATAGACGAGGCATAAAACTCACGCTAATCAGAAATTAC from Lathamus discolor isolate bLatDis1 chromosome 3, bLatDis1.hap1, whole genome shotgun sequence encodes the following:
- the NCEH1 gene encoding neutral cholesterol ester hydrolase 1; its protein translation is MRSAWVLLAAVAALSAYYVYLPLPGTVSDPWKLMLLDATFRVVQQTCHLIHYLRLSHHLIVLNYLICTFDKLKSVSSEDINITDAVFDGVEVRVFEPPARRDEKLKRSVVYIHGGGWALASARTSLYNNLCRIMAESLNAVVVSVEYRLVPEVCFPEQFYDALRATKHFLQPDVLAEYSVDPSRIAISGDSAGGNLAAAVCQQLSKDEDLAVRPKLQALIYPVLQAFDFNTPSYQQNMNMPVLPRYVMINYWIDYFNGNYDLAHSLLINNHTALDVSQALSFRGHLNWTSLLPSSFKKNYKPVIQTTGKAEIIQEIPALLDVRAAPLLADNETLQLQPKTYILTCENDVLRDDGVMYAMRLENAGVEVTLDHFDDCFHGCMIFTIWPTDFSAGIQTRNSYIRWLDENL